In Temnothorax longispinosus isolate EJ_2023e chromosome 2, Tlon_JGU_v1, whole genome shotgun sequence, one DNA window encodes the following:
- the LOC139808092 gene encoding uncharacterized protein isoform X1, with protein MMAGTGVGGVGGVGMLRTRRRDVSVKPNRKLDRKSSRGMIYENEELRLRTIHINAEVEQGQNDIKKLRRENEQLRREIWSLRDEYDKLEDILKKQKNRGESEEYEDRSEEDDGLQSDFSCEEDEEEDEDNEKPVEDFNQEEQLENAENQKISSEKMSSNMHRLHVEFDDLSVVDEEEELKRDKEKMEATPERGQENEAVGHPPPPILGPRQLHDNIPFYPATYEPTSGFSGTSYYTECPFEFPSAVDLMLSTDTSALLASPYSGIQPDPLIPLANLDTAGLEVADPNLPQIHVPPIGWQNDMVFQKQVPTYTGSIAPVTSTTGIGKPDSQPIIVSSLGNSVSPSNTFSFLSRRNASTRQPMRLHETSAIQDSRTQFLCSEEAVGRNVWNVNSPRFAVANRESNTQRVENIEETTMPEKPKHFFSQQPFKLKRQEEESPTASVSYFGTGTSSSSGKTASTVVSRTNPFVGLKGSADIYVNGAIPCEDAKDKNDPKTFWSTDNLLITDSRSALGSQLTKSVSCQDLSSDSQSVAQQLKLNHVESQTLTKSDNTLDSISDSSNKPYKSHLNVTLKAPRVEQASSPDTPEIPNLPSIDYRLFRNPFLRNFDKNCPNYQVKPSPPPTATPLSIQVNDDGLAYPYSMPGYGRGVHLNERFRAAHLPDQSRLLIPSDQVMSGKQDIQVTSFEKPSPCNLIPSATPYDLTSLRRLNANRYLQSQNLYQNVPFVSRGPGQFYSQRYGMMYYDNVTKVPAQTQTSIDGDSHHEDEETISAPNSPSGQRRKKIVKKDKTLIKDQKPLSPTVQRKLKKQTSATSTDTLDSAGKMTRKKPRRLSTTTPDVQENKNESRSSSSGQDSPRKDQNRRVSVYLNSKRRPSQASLKTTRSGSVDAKDKLADGTALNSERERTNSVSSREITNVKTRKTSTSSGNVPWCACWGNGCI; from the exons GCCAAAACGATATTAAGAAATTGCGCAGGGAGAACGAGCAGCTGCGTAGGGAAATATGGAGTCTCAGAGACGAGTACGACAAACTTGAGGATATTTTGAAGAAGCAGAAGAACCGAGGCGAAAGCGAAGAGTACGAG GATCGCTCCGAGGAGGATGACGGCTTGCAGTCGGACTTCTCCTGCGAAGAGGACGAAGAGGAGGACGAAGATAACGAGAAGCCGGTAGAGGACTTCAACCAAGAAGAACAGCTAGAGAATGCGGAGAATCAGAAGATCTCTTCCGAAAAGATGAGCAGCAATATGCATCGACTTCACGTGGAGTTCGACGATCTGTCGGTTGTCGACGAGGAAGAGGAGCTTAAGAGAGATAAGGAGAAGATGGAGGCGACACCGGAGAGGGGCCAGGAAAACGAGGCTGTCGGGCATCCACCCCCGCCGATCCTCGGCCCTCGGCAACTTCACGATAACATCCCGTTTTATCCGGCCACGTACGAGCCGACGAGTGGTTTCAGCGGAACCAGTTATTACACCGAATGCCCGTTCGAGTTTCCGAGTGCGGTGGATTTAATGCTATCCACGGATACGTCCGCATTATTGGCTTCACCGTACTCCGGAATACAGCCTGATCCATTGATCCCGCTAGCCAACTTAGACACCGCTGGTCTGGAAGTGGCCGATCCGAACCTACCTCAAATTCACGTCCCACCCATCGGTTGGCAGAACGACATGGTCTTTCAAAAACAAGTGCCTACTTATACGGGTAGCATTGCCCCCGTCACATCAACAACGGGGATAGGAAAGCCGGACTCGCAGCCGATAATAGTTTCCTCGTTGGGAAACTCGGTGTCGCCATCAAATACTTTCAGTTTCTTAAGCAGGAGGAACGCAAGTACGAGGCAACCCATGAGGCTCCATGAAACATCAGCTATTCAAGATTCACGAACGCAATTTTTGTGTTCCGAAGAAGCGGTCGGCAGAAACGTCTGGAACGTGAATTCTCCTAGATTCGCTGTGGCAAACAGAGAAAGTAATACGCAGCGAGTTGAGAATATCGAAGAGACCACGATGCCGGAAAAGCCTAAACACTTCTTCTCACAGCAGCCTTTCAAACTGAAAAGACAAGAAGAAGAATCGCCAACCGCTAGTGTAAGTTATTTTGGAACCGGAACTAGTTCGAGTAGCGGTAAAACAGCTTCTACGGTGGTTTCTAGGACTAATCCTTTCGTAGGGTTAAAAGGTTCAGCGGACATTTACGTAAATGGTGCGATACCTTGTGAAGACGCGAAGGATAAGAATGATCCGAAAACATTTTGGAGTACAGATAACCTATTGATCACGGATAGCAGAAGTGCTCTGGGCAGTCAACTGACGAAGTCGGTATCCTGCCAAGATCTCTCGAGCGACTCTCAGAGTGTCGCGCaacaattaaaactaaatCACGTCGAGTCTCAGACGCTTACGAAAAGTGACAATACTTTGGACAGTATAAGCGATTCCTCTAATAAACCGTACAAGAGTCATCTAAACGTGACGTTAAAGGCACCGCGAGTCGAGCAAGCGTCGAGTCCAGATACACCAGAGATACCCAACCTACCTTCGATAGATTACCGTCTCTTTAGGAAtccttttttaagaaattttgatAAGAACTGTCCTAACTATCAAGTAAAACCGAGTCCTCCTCCCACCGCGACACCACTCTCTATTCAGGTGAACGACGACGGCCTCGCTTATCCGTATTCTATGCCGGGTTACGGTCGAGGTGTTCACCTCAACGAGAGATTTCGAGCTGCACACTTGCCGGATCAAAGTCGATTGCTGATACCCAGCGACCAAGTAATGAGCGGCAAGCAGGATATTCAAGTGACTTCCTTCGAGAAACCGAGTCCTTGCAATTTGATACCTTCCGCCACGCCTTACGATCTGACGAGCTTGAGAAGATTAAACGCGAATCGATATCTGCAGAGTCAGAATCTGTACCAGAACGTTCCCTTCGTATCACGAGGACCTGGTCAATTTTATTCGCAGAGATATGGAATGATGTACTATGATAATGTCACGAAAGTACCGGCGCAAACGCAGACGTCGATTGACGGCGATTCGCATCACGAGGACGAGGAGACGATCAGCGCGCCGAATTCGCCGAGCGGACAGAGACGGAAAAAAATCGTAAAGAAAgacaaaactttaattaaagatcAAAAACCGCTATCGCCGACTGTACAAAGAAAACTAAAGAAACAAACCAGCGCCACGTCGACAGATACACTCGATTCGGCTGGAAAAATGACGCGGAAGAAACCGAGGAGATTGAGCACGACGACGCCCGACGTACAAGAGAACAAGAACGAGAGCAGGTCGTCGTCCTCGGGACAGGACTCGCCGCGCAAAGATCAAAATCGAAGGGTGTCTGTCTACCTCAATTCTAAAAGACGACCGTCTCAAGCGTCATTAAAAACCACGAGAAGTGGTAGTGTCGATGCTAAGGACAAGCTCGCGGATGGTACCGCGCTGAATTCGGAACGCGAAAGAACGAACTCGGTCAGCAGTCGAGAAATTACCAACGTGAAAACTCGCAAGACTAGTACCAGTAGTGGTAATGTGCCATGGTGCGCGTGTTGGGGGAACGGTTGCATTTAA
- the LOC139808092 gene encoding uncharacterized protein isoform X3 — MSLFSLLVPLLFRGSRTRKMDDDTDDSQNDIKKLRRENEQLRREIWSLRDEYDKLEDILKKQKNRGESEEYEDRSEEDDGLQSDFSCEEDEEEDEDNEKPVEDFNQEEQLENAENQKISSEKMSSNMHRLHVEFDDLSVVDEEEELKRDKEKMEATPERGQENEAVGHPPPPILGPRQLHDNIPFYPATYEPTSGFSGTSYYTECPFEFPSAVDLMLSTDTSALLASPYSGIQPDPLIPLANLDTAGLEVADPNLPQIHVPPIGWQNDMVFQKQVPTYTGSIAPVTSTTGIGKPDSQPIIVSSLGNSVSPSNTFSFLSRRNASTRQPMRLHETSAIQDSRTQFLCSEEAVGRNVWNVNSPRFAVANRESNTQRVENIEETTMPEKPKHFFSQQPFKLKRQEEESPTASVSYFGTGTSSSSGKTASTVVSRTNPFVGLKGSADIYVNGAIPCEDAKDKNDPKTFWSTDNLLITDSRSALGSQLTKSVSCQDLSSDSQSVAQQLKLNHVESQTLTKSDNTLDSISDSSNKPYKSHLNVTLKAPRVEQASSPDTPEIPNLPSIDYRLFRNPFLRNFDKNCPNYQVKPSPPPTATPLSIQVNDDGLAYPYSMPGYGRGVHLNERFRAAHLPDQSRLLIPSDQVMSGKQDIQVTSFEKPSPCNLIPSATPYDLTSLRRLNANRYLQSQNLYQNVPFVSRGPGQFYSQRYGMMYYDNVTKVPAQTQTSIDGDSHHEDEETISAPNSPSGQRRKKIVKKDKTLIKDQKPLSPTVQRKLKKQTSATSTDTLDSAGKMTRKKPRRLSTTTPDVQENKNESRSSSSGQDSPRKDQNRRVSVYLNSKRRPSQASLKTTRSGSVDAKDKLADGTALNSERERTNSVSSREITNVKTRKTSTSSGNVPWCACWGNGCI; from the exons GCCAAAACGATATTAAGAAATTGCGCAGGGAGAACGAGCAGCTGCGTAGGGAAATATGGAGTCTCAGAGACGAGTACGACAAACTTGAGGATATTTTGAAGAAGCAGAAGAACCGAGGCGAAAGCGAAGAGTACGAG GATCGCTCCGAGGAGGATGACGGCTTGCAGTCGGACTTCTCCTGCGAAGAGGACGAAGAGGAGGACGAAGATAACGAGAAGCCGGTAGAGGACTTCAACCAAGAAGAACAGCTAGAGAATGCGGAGAATCAGAAGATCTCTTCCGAAAAGATGAGCAGCAATATGCATCGACTTCACGTGGAGTTCGACGATCTGTCGGTTGTCGACGAGGAAGAGGAGCTTAAGAGAGATAAGGAGAAGATGGAGGCGACACCGGAGAGGGGCCAGGAAAACGAGGCTGTCGGGCATCCACCCCCGCCGATCCTCGGCCCTCGGCAACTTCACGATAACATCCCGTTTTATCCGGCCACGTACGAGCCGACGAGTGGTTTCAGCGGAACCAGTTATTACACCGAATGCCCGTTCGAGTTTCCGAGTGCGGTGGATTTAATGCTATCCACGGATACGTCCGCATTATTGGCTTCACCGTACTCCGGAATACAGCCTGATCCATTGATCCCGCTAGCCAACTTAGACACCGCTGGTCTGGAAGTGGCCGATCCGAACCTACCTCAAATTCACGTCCCACCCATCGGTTGGCAGAACGACATGGTCTTTCAAAAACAAGTGCCTACTTATACGGGTAGCATTGCCCCCGTCACATCAACAACGGGGATAGGAAAGCCGGACTCGCAGCCGATAATAGTTTCCTCGTTGGGAAACTCGGTGTCGCCATCAAATACTTTCAGTTTCTTAAGCAGGAGGAACGCAAGTACGAGGCAACCCATGAGGCTCCATGAAACATCAGCTATTCAAGATTCACGAACGCAATTTTTGTGTTCCGAAGAAGCGGTCGGCAGAAACGTCTGGAACGTGAATTCTCCTAGATTCGCTGTGGCAAACAGAGAAAGTAATACGCAGCGAGTTGAGAATATCGAAGAGACCACGATGCCGGAAAAGCCTAAACACTTCTTCTCACAGCAGCCTTTCAAACTGAAAAGACAAGAAGAAGAATCGCCAACCGCTAGTGTAAGTTATTTTGGAACCGGAACTAGTTCGAGTAGCGGTAAAACAGCTTCTACGGTGGTTTCTAGGACTAATCCTTTCGTAGGGTTAAAAGGTTCAGCGGACATTTACGTAAATGGTGCGATACCTTGTGAAGACGCGAAGGATAAGAATGATCCGAAAACATTTTGGAGTACAGATAACCTATTGATCACGGATAGCAGAAGTGCTCTGGGCAGTCAACTGACGAAGTCGGTATCCTGCCAAGATCTCTCGAGCGACTCTCAGAGTGTCGCGCaacaattaaaactaaatCACGTCGAGTCTCAGACGCTTACGAAAAGTGACAATACTTTGGACAGTATAAGCGATTCCTCTAATAAACCGTACAAGAGTCATCTAAACGTGACGTTAAAGGCACCGCGAGTCGAGCAAGCGTCGAGTCCAGATACACCAGAGATACCCAACCTACCTTCGATAGATTACCGTCTCTTTAGGAAtccttttttaagaaattttgatAAGAACTGTCCTAACTATCAAGTAAAACCGAGTCCTCCTCCCACCGCGACACCACTCTCTATTCAGGTGAACGACGACGGCCTCGCTTATCCGTATTCTATGCCGGGTTACGGTCGAGGTGTTCACCTCAACGAGAGATTTCGAGCTGCACACTTGCCGGATCAAAGTCGATTGCTGATACCCAGCGACCAAGTAATGAGCGGCAAGCAGGATATTCAAGTGACTTCCTTCGAGAAACCGAGTCCTTGCAATTTGATACCTTCCGCCACGCCTTACGATCTGACGAGCTTGAGAAGATTAAACGCGAATCGATATCTGCAGAGTCAGAATCTGTACCAGAACGTTCCCTTCGTATCACGAGGACCTGGTCAATTTTATTCGCAGAGATATGGAATGATGTACTATGATAATGTCACGAAAGTACCGGCGCAAACGCAGACGTCGATTGACGGCGATTCGCATCACGAGGACGAGGAGACGATCAGCGCGCCGAATTCGCCGAGCGGACAGAGACGGAAAAAAATCGTAAAGAAAgacaaaactttaattaaagatcAAAAACCGCTATCGCCGACTGTACAAAGAAAACTAAAGAAACAAACCAGCGCCACGTCGACAGATACACTCGATTCGGCTGGAAAAATGACGCGGAAGAAACCGAGGAGATTGAGCACGACGACGCCCGACGTACAAGAGAACAAGAACGAGAGCAGGTCGTCGTCCTCGGGACAGGACTCGCCGCGCAAAGATCAAAATCGAAGGGTGTCTGTCTACCTCAATTCTAAAAGACGACCGTCTCAAGCGTCATTAAAAACCACGAGAAGTGGTAGTGTCGATGCTAAGGACAAGCTCGCGGATGGTACCGCGCTGAATTCGGAACGCGAAAGAACGAACTCGGTCAGCAGTCGAGAAATTACCAACGTGAAAACTCGCAAGACTAGTACCAGTAGTGGTAATGTGCCATGGTGCGCGTGTTGGGGGAACGGTTGCATTTAA
- the LOC139808092 gene encoding uncharacterized protein isoform X2, whose translation MSEAPWRAQKWKERDTGMMQRRDSCRPMRREEKESSYSSSSRNSGQNDIKKLRRENEQLRREIWSLRDEYDKLEDILKKQKNRGESEEYEDRSEEDDGLQSDFSCEEDEEEDEDNEKPVEDFNQEEQLENAENQKISSEKMSSNMHRLHVEFDDLSVVDEEEELKRDKEKMEATPERGQENEAVGHPPPPILGPRQLHDNIPFYPATYEPTSGFSGTSYYTECPFEFPSAVDLMLSTDTSALLASPYSGIQPDPLIPLANLDTAGLEVADPNLPQIHVPPIGWQNDMVFQKQVPTYTGSIAPVTSTTGIGKPDSQPIIVSSLGNSVSPSNTFSFLSRRNASTRQPMRLHETSAIQDSRTQFLCSEEAVGRNVWNVNSPRFAVANRESNTQRVENIEETTMPEKPKHFFSQQPFKLKRQEEESPTASVSYFGTGTSSSSGKTASTVVSRTNPFVGLKGSADIYVNGAIPCEDAKDKNDPKTFWSTDNLLITDSRSALGSQLTKSVSCQDLSSDSQSVAQQLKLNHVESQTLTKSDNTLDSISDSSNKPYKSHLNVTLKAPRVEQASSPDTPEIPNLPSIDYRLFRNPFLRNFDKNCPNYQVKPSPPPTATPLSIQVNDDGLAYPYSMPGYGRGVHLNERFRAAHLPDQSRLLIPSDQVMSGKQDIQVTSFEKPSPCNLIPSATPYDLTSLRRLNANRYLQSQNLYQNVPFVSRGPGQFYSQRYGMMYYDNVTKVPAQTQTSIDGDSHHEDEETISAPNSPSGQRRKKIVKKDKTLIKDQKPLSPTVQRKLKKQTSATSTDTLDSAGKMTRKKPRRLSTTTPDVQENKNESRSSSSGQDSPRKDQNRRVSVYLNSKRRPSQASLKTTRSGSVDAKDKLADGTALNSERERTNSVSSREITNVKTRKTSTSSGNVPWCACWGNGCI comes from the exons GCCAAAACGATATTAAGAAATTGCGCAGGGAGAACGAGCAGCTGCGTAGGGAAATATGGAGTCTCAGAGACGAGTACGACAAACTTGAGGATATTTTGAAGAAGCAGAAGAACCGAGGCGAAAGCGAAGAGTACGAG GATCGCTCCGAGGAGGATGACGGCTTGCAGTCGGACTTCTCCTGCGAAGAGGACGAAGAGGAGGACGAAGATAACGAGAAGCCGGTAGAGGACTTCAACCAAGAAGAACAGCTAGAGAATGCGGAGAATCAGAAGATCTCTTCCGAAAAGATGAGCAGCAATATGCATCGACTTCACGTGGAGTTCGACGATCTGTCGGTTGTCGACGAGGAAGAGGAGCTTAAGAGAGATAAGGAGAAGATGGAGGCGACACCGGAGAGGGGCCAGGAAAACGAGGCTGTCGGGCATCCACCCCCGCCGATCCTCGGCCCTCGGCAACTTCACGATAACATCCCGTTTTATCCGGCCACGTACGAGCCGACGAGTGGTTTCAGCGGAACCAGTTATTACACCGAATGCCCGTTCGAGTTTCCGAGTGCGGTGGATTTAATGCTATCCACGGATACGTCCGCATTATTGGCTTCACCGTACTCCGGAATACAGCCTGATCCATTGATCCCGCTAGCCAACTTAGACACCGCTGGTCTGGAAGTGGCCGATCCGAACCTACCTCAAATTCACGTCCCACCCATCGGTTGGCAGAACGACATGGTCTTTCAAAAACAAGTGCCTACTTATACGGGTAGCATTGCCCCCGTCACATCAACAACGGGGATAGGAAAGCCGGACTCGCAGCCGATAATAGTTTCCTCGTTGGGAAACTCGGTGTCGCCATCAAATACTTTCAGTTTCTTAAGCAGGAGGAACGCAAGTACGAGGCAACCCATGAGGCTCCATGAAACATCAGCTATTCAAGATTCACGAACGCAATTTTTGTGTTCCGAAGAAGCGGTCGGCAGAAACGTCTGGAACGTGAATTCTCCTAGATTCGCTGTGGCAAACAGAGAAAGTAATACGCAGCGAGTTGAGAATATCGAAGAGACCACGATGCCGGAAAAGCCTAAACACTTCTTCTCACAGCAGCCTTTCAAACTGAAAAGACAAGAAGAAGAATCGCCAACCGCTAGTGTAAGTTATTTTGGAACCGGAACTAGTTCGAGTAGCGGTAAAACAGCTTCTACGGTGGTTTCTAGGACTAATCCTTTCGTAGGGTTAAAAGGTTCAGCGGACATTTACGTAAATGGTGCGATACCTTGTGAAGACGCGAAGGATAAGAATGATCCGAAAACATTTTGGAGTACAGATAACCTATTGATCACGGATAGCAGAAGTGCTCTGGGCAGTCAACTGACGAAGTCGGTATCCTGCCAAGATCTCTCGAGCGACTCTCAGAGTGTCGCGCaacaattaaaactaaatCACGTCGAGTCTCAGACGCTTACGAAAAGTGACAATACTTTGGACAGTATAAGCGATTCCTCTAATAAACCGTACAAGAGTCATCTAAACGTGACGTTAAAGGCACCGCGAGTCGAGCAAGCGTCGAGTCCAGATACACCAGAGATACCCAACCTACCTTCGATAGATTACCGTCTCTTTAGGAAtccttttttaagaaattttgatAAGAACTGTCCTAACTATCAAGTAAAACCGAGTCCTCCTCCCACCGCGACACCACTCTCTATTCAGGTGAACGACGACGGCCTCGCTTATCCGTATTCTATGCCGGGTTACGGTCGAGGTGTTCACCTCAACGAGAGATTTCGAGCTGCACACTTGCCGGATCAAAGTCGATTGCTGATACCCAGCGACCAAGTAATGAGCGGCAAGCAGGATATTCAAGTGACTTCCTTCGAGAAACCGAGTCCTTGCAATTTGATACCTTCCGCCACGCCTTACGATCTGACGAGCTTGAGAAGATTAAACGCGAATCGATATCTGCAGAGTCAGAATCTGTACCAGAACGTTCCCTTCGTATCACGAGGACCTGGTCAATTTTATTCGCAGAGATATGGAATGATGTACTATGATAATGTCACGAAAGTACCGGCGCAAACGCAGACGTCGATTGACGGCGATTCGCATCACGAGGACGAGGAGACGATCAGCGCGCCGAATTCGCCGAGCGGACAGAGACGGAAAAAAATCGTAAAGAAAgacaaaactttaattaaagatcAAAAACCGCTATCGCCGACTGTACAAAGAAAACTAAAGAAACAAACCAGCGCCACGTCGACAGATACACTCGATTCGGCTGGAAAAATGACGCGGAAGAAACCGAGGAGATTGAGCACGACGACGCCCGACGTACAAGAGAACAAGAACGAGAGCAGGTCGTCGTCCTCGGGACAGGACTCGCCGCGCAAAGATCAAAATCGAAGGGTGTCTGTCTACCTCAATTCTAAAAGACGACCGTCTCAAGCGTCATTAAAAACCACGAGAAGTGGTAGTGTCGATGCTAAGGACAAGCTCGCGGATGGTACCGCGCTGAATTCGGAACGCGAAAGAACGAACTCGGTCAGCAGTCGAGAAATTACCAACGTGAAAACTCGCAAGACTAGTACCAGTAGTGGTAATGTGCCATGGTGCGCGTGTTGGGGGAACGGTTGCATTTAA